The following is a genomic window from Elusimicrobiales bacterium.
GCCCCTCCCAACCGGAGACTGGCGGTTTATTACAATTACCTTGAGCGTCAGGGTTTCGCGCGCTCATCCATAAGAACGGATTATAAATTCAAAACCAAAGCCGAAGCAGCCGAACTGGCTGAATTTTTCTTTGGCGAAGAAATGGGCGAGAAAATAAAAAAATCCGGCTCGCGCATTCTCCCCGAATGCACTGGTATCTGGCATTGGCGTAAAACCGGTCTTTCGCGCGCACCTTCAAGATAAAACGCGAACTCGCAACCGCATATCGCGCGGATAACGCCGCAGGTTATCTGATATCAGGCTTTATATCCGTCCAGCCAGGCGAATTTTTCGAAGGGGAGACGGGGGGGGCGGTTTGGCTCGTCGGCGGCCTGCTTTTCGTTCAGCAGCGGGCCGGACGCGGATTTTTTTGCGACCACAATCAGCGCGATTACGTTGAATTCCTGCGGGATGTTAAGCGCGGCGGCGACGGCGGCGGGGTCGTAGCCCGCAATCGCGTGGGCCACAAAACCCAAATCCCAGGCACGCAGTATAAGAGCGGAGGCGGCCATGCCGGTGTCAAACAGGTAATACTCGCGCTCTTTTATGACGCAGTCCAAATCCTTTTTGCTAAACACCGCTATCAGCAGCGGCGCGGCCTGCGCCCACTCGTTGCCCGGCGAGAGCGCGCCATGCAGCTTTTTAAGAACCTGCCCGTCGCGCGCGAACACAAAACGCCAGGGCTGGTTGTTGTAGCAGGAGGGCATCAGCGCCGCCGCCTGCGCAAGTTCTTTAACAAGCTCGTCCGTTACGACCCCTGTTTCAAGCGAGCGGTAAGAGCGGCGCTCTTCCAGTATTTTTTTGAGTTCCATGACATCTCCCCCTAACGCGGTTTTTTTGACTTGCCGAAATCGGCCAGAAAGCGTTTTTTCTCCTCGGCGAAAGTGTTGGTTGCGATGGCGGAGCGGATAGTCTCCATCATCCTGCTGAGAAACCGGATATTATGCAGCGAAAGCAGCCGGTGGCTGAGCAGCTCCCGCGAACGGTAGAGATGGCACAAATAGGCTTTGCTGTATGTGCGGCAGGCAAAACAGTCGCACCTTTCATCCAGCGGGGAATTATCGGCGCGGTACTGCGCGTTTTTTATTGAAATCGGGCCGACGCTGGTCATGGCGGAGCCGTTGCGCGCGTTTCTCGTGGGCCAGACGCAGTCAAACATGTCAACGCCGCGCTCCACGCAGTCCCAAATCTCCGCCGGAGTGCCAAGCCCCATGAAATATCTGGGCGCGGCGTCCGGCAGTTCGGCGACGGCGGCTTCCACGGCGGAGTTCATCTCGTCCGGGGTTTCGCCGACGGAAAGTCCGCCTATGCAGAAGCCGTGGACCGGTTTCTCCGCCATGAACTGCGCGGCGGATTTACGCAGCTTCGGATACACCGAGCCTTGTATTATCCCGAATAAAAGCGGCGTCTCAACGCGCCAGCCCTCCGGCTGCTTTTCTATGCGGTCTTCCGGCACGGTTGCGCGGAAGGCCGACATTGCGCGCAAGGCCCAGCGCTGCGTCATCTCCAGCGATTTTCTGGCTTCATCCTCTTTGGCCGGATTGCGCAGGCAGACGTCCAGGCATGTCCACATCGCGGAACCGATTTTGCTCTGGTGGGAAATCACATTCTCCGGCGTGAACATATGCCGGCTGCCGTCGTGATGGGAGTTGAATTTGGCGCCCTCATCGCTTAATTTGAATATATCGGAGAGGCTGTATATCTGGAACCCGCCCGAATCCGTCAGCACGGGGCCGGGCCAACGCATGAAATCGCTTATCCCGCCGGCGCGTTCCAGAATATCCACTCCGGGCCGCAGGTAAAGATGGTATGTGTTGGACAGCAGGCATTCTATTTTCGCCGACAGCACATCCTGC
Proteins encoded in this region:
- the tgt gene encoding tRNA guanosine(34) transglycosylase Tgt, which produces MIHRPFTVIARESSCKARTGLLQTRRGAVRTPVFMPVATQASVKALSAQDVLSAKIECLLSNTYHLYLRPGVDILERAGGISDFMRWPGPVLTDSGGFQIYSLSDIFKLSDEGAKFNSHHDGSRHMFTPENVISHQSKIGSAMWTCLDVCLRNPAKEDEARKSLEMTQRWALRAMSAFRATVPEDRIEKQPEGWRVETPLLFGIIQGSVYPKLRKSAAQFMAEKPVHGFCIGGLSVGETPDEMNSAVEAAVAELPDAAPRYFMGLGTPAEIWDCVERGVDMFDCVWPTRNARNGSAMTSVGPISIKNAQYRADNSPLDERCDCFACRTYSKAYLCHLYRSRELLSHRLLSLHNIRFLSRMMETIRSAIATNTFAEEKKRFLADFGKSKKPR
- a CDS encoding nitroreductase family protein, which produces MELKKILEERRSYRSLETGVVTDELVKELAQAAALMPSCYNNQPWRFVFARDGQVLKKLHGALSPGNEWAQAAPLLIAVFSKKDLDCVIKEREYYLFDTGMAASALILRAWDLGFVAHAIAGYDPAAVAAALNIPQEFNVIALIVVAKKSASGPLLNEKQAADEPNRPPRLPFEKFAWLDGYKA